From a region of the Paenibacillus lutimineralis genome:
- a CDS encoding acetoin utilization protein AcuC codes for MSGNALFVHHDELSNYCFHNNHPFHPIRLQSTLDLLKEIHALTPEHMLQSRPAVPGELEWVHQPAYVEAVQQLSKNPPDPAWTKRAEQYGLMDEDTPFFSGMHDAATYVVGGSITAVEAVLSGQTTHALHLGGGLHHALSGRAAGFCVYNDAAVAIEYARRQYGARVLYIDTDVHHGDGVQWSFYSEPEVCTYSIHETGKYLFPGTGFVHERGEHHGYGASMNIPLQPYTEDDSWMECFEASVRRLIAYYKPDMIFSLHGCDAHALDPLSHMQCSMRIYHEMPAILHELAHMYCEGRWVAVGGGGYDLWRVVPRAWSLLWLEMSDHPLKRELDADPSLHLPQDWIDRWQDQAEVRLPTTWLDDMSHWEGIPRREEITAKNRDILAVALQDYPEV; via the coding sequence ATGTCTGGAAACGCTTTATTTGTTCATCATGACGAGCTGTCCAATTATTGTTTTCATAACAATCATCCCTTTCATCCGATTCGTCTGCAATCGACACTCGATCTATTGAAAGAGATTCACGCTCTTACGCCCGAGCATATGCTGCAATCACGTCCTGCCGTCCCCGGCGAACTGGAATGGGTCCACCAGCCCGCGTATGTAGAGGCTGTTCAACAATTAAGCAAGAACCCACCTGATCCCGCTTGGACGAAGCGCGCAGAACAGTATGGATTGATGGATGAGGATACACCTTTTTTTAGCGGAATGCATGATGCGGCAACCTATGTTGTCGGCGGTTCTATTACAGCGGTTGAAGCCGTCTTGTCCGGGCAGACAACACATGCCCTGCACTTAGGCGGCGGATTGCACCATGCACTCTCAGGCAGAGCTGCCGGATTCTGCGTATATAATGATGCTGCGGTCGCTATTGAATATGCCAGGCGCCAGTATGGTGCCCGTGTGCTCTATATTGATACAGACGTCCATCACGGAGATGGAGTACAATGGAGCTTCTATTCAGAACCAGAAGTATGCACCTATTCCATCCATGAGACAGGTAAATATTTGTTCCCTGGTACAGGCTTCGTCCACGAACGTGGAGAGCATCACGGATATGGAGCAAGTATGAATATCCCGCTGCAGCCTTATACGGAGGACGATTCCTGGATGGAATGCTTCGAAGCATCGGTTCGTAGACTGATTGCTTATTACAAGCCAGATATGATCTTTAGTCTCCACGGCTGCGATGCCCACGCCCTCGATCCTTTATCCCACATGCAATGCAGCATGAGAATCTATCACGAAATGCCTGCAATTCTGCACGAGTTGGCCCATATGTATTGCGAAGGACGCTGGGTTGCTGTTGGAGGCGGCGGGTATGATCTATGGCGTGTCGTTCCCCGGGCATGGAGCCTGCTCTGGTTGGAGATGAGCGATCACCCGCTGAAGCGGGAGCTTGATGCAGATCCCTCCCTTCACCTCCCGCAAGACTGGATCGATCGCTGGCAGGATCAGGCTGAAGTTCGTCTGCCTACGACCTGGCTGGATGATATGTCACATTGGGAAGGAATTCCGCGCCGGGAAGAGATCACAGCAAAAAACCGCGATATTCTCGCGGTCGCCTTACAGGACTATCCTGAAGTTTGA
- a CDS encoding GNAT family N-acetyltransferase: MEHRKTYIRHTIPYQDNEIVIEGPVSPSHLQTLQMHPELDAFRRPKDQHEALIEIAGLPEGRIILARENEVIVGYVTFHYPDEMERWSQGRMPDLIELGAIEVANAYRSMKLGSRMINTAFEDSQMEKYIVFTTEYYWHWDLKSSGLSVWDYRKMMERLMQTVDMVWYATDDPEICSHPANCLMVRIGKEVPIESEEQFDRIRFQQRFMY; encoded by the coding sequence ATGGAACACCGTAAAACGTATATCCGCCATACGATACCCTATCAGGATAATGAGATCGTCATCGAAGGTCCTGTCTCGCCTTCCCACCTACAGACCTTGCAGATGCATCCCGAGCTAGATGCCTTCCGCAGGCCGAAGGATCAGCATGAGGCTCTGATTGAAATTGCCGGCTTGCCGGAAGGGCGAATTATTCTGGCTAGAGAGAACGAAGTGATTGTCGGTTATGTGACCTTCCACTATCCGGATGAAATGGAGCGCTGGTCACAAGGGCGAATGCCCGATTTGATCGAGCTTGGCGCAATTGAAGTTGCCAATGCCTATCGTTCGATGAAGCTAGGATCAAGAATGATCAATACCGCATTTGAAGACAGTCAGATGGAGAAATACATTGTGTTCACGACCGAATATTATTGGCACTGGGATTTAAAGAGCAGTGGACTCAGCGTCTGGGACTACCGCAAAATGATGGAGCGGCTGATGCAAACCGTGGATATGGTCTGGTATGCGACCGATGATCCGGAGATTTGCTCTCATCCGGCCAACTGCTTGATGGTACGTATCGGCAAAGAGGTGCCTATTGAATCGGAAGAGCAGTTTGATCGGATCCGTTTCCAGCAGCGCTTCATGTATTAG
- the acsA gene encoding acetate--CoA ligase — MSQLQGEIIWAEAASSHLGSYEEAYANFNWEEVEKQFSWYETGKVNMAYEAIDRHVDAGKGDRVALRFSDASRNESYTFQDLKDLTNRFANVLRSRGIAKGDRVFIFMPRSPELYITLLGTLKVGAVVGPLFEAFMETAVKDRLEDSGATAIITTPALLPRVKRDELPLLKTVFVVGENVDTDENTLDYHAEMKQASSEAEMEWLNREDGMILHYTSGSTGRPKGVYHVHNAMIQHYHTGRVVLDLREGDVYWCTADPGWVTGTSYGIFAPWLHGVTNVVRGGRFGPGDWYETIANNQVTIWYSAPTAFRMLMGAGEDIVKQYDLSSLRHVLSVGEPLNPEVVRWGHRVYGHRIHDTWWMTETGGQLICNYPSMPIKPGSMGKPVPGIEAAIIDDNGKELPPNRMGNLAIRTPWPSMMRLIWNNAPKYEEYFRIPGWYISGDTAYMDEDGYFWFQGRIDDVINSSGERIGPFEVESKLVEHPAVAEAGVIGKPDPVRGEIIKAFISLREGYVATDELKAEISRFVKEGLSAHAAPREIEFKDKLPKTRSGKIMRRVLKAWELNLPTGDLSTIED; from the coding sequence ATGAGTCAACTGCAAGGAGAAATTATTTGGGCGGAGGCCGCCTCATCCCATCTGGGCAGCTATGAAGAAGCGTATGCGAATTTTAATTGGGAGGAAGTAGAGAAGCAATTTTCCTGGTATGAAACAGGCAAGGTGAATATGGCCTATGAGGCGATAGATCGCCATGTCGATGCCGGCAAAGGGGATCGTGTTGCGCTACGCTTCAGTGATGCAAGCCGTAATGAATCGTACACCTTCCAAGATCTGAAGGACCTGACCAACCGCTTCGCCAATGTGCTGCGCAGCCGTGGAATAGCTAAAGGGGACCGTGTATTCATTTTCATGCCACGCAGTCCTGAGCTATATATTACACTTCTCGGTACACTTAAGGTTGGTGCGGTCGTCGGACCGCTGTTCGAAGCATTCATGGAGACGGCAGTCAAAGATAGACTTGAGGATAGCGGAGCAACCGCGATTATTACGACTCCGGCGCTGCTACCGCGAGTGAAGCGAGATGAGCTACCGCTGCTGAAGACGGTATTCGTCGTTGGCGAGAATGTTGATACGGATGAGAATACGCTTGACTACCATGCGGAGATGAAGCAGGCATCCTCTGAAGCGGAAATGGAGTGGCTTAACCGTGAGGATGGAATGATCCTTCATTATACTTCCGGTTCAACGGGGAGACCGAAGGGAGTGTACCATGTCCACAATGCAATGATTCAGCATTATCATACGGGCAGAGTCGTCCTTGATTTACGCGAAGGGGATGTGTACTGGTGCACGGCTGACCCTGGCTGGGTAACGGGAACCTCATACGGGATATTCGCGCCTTGGCTGCATGGGGTTACCAACGTAGTCCGTGGGGGCAGATTCGGCCCTGGCGACTGGTATGAGACGATAGCTAACAACCAGGTGACAATATGGTACAGTGCACCAACGGCATTCCGTATGCTCATGGGAGCCGGTGAAGATATCGTGAAGCAGTATGATCTCTCCTCGTTAAGGCATGTCCTATCCGTTGGCGAGCCGCTTAACCCGGAGGTTGTACGCTGGGGACATAGAGTCTATGGCCATAGAATTCATGATACATGGTGGATGACGGAGACAGGCGGGCAATTGATCTGCAACTATCCGTCGATGCCGATCAAGCCGGGCTCTATGGGCAAGCCGGTGCCAGGCATAGAAGCGGCGATTATCGATGATAATGGGAAAGAGCTCCCACCCAACCGGATGGGTAATCTGGCGATTCGTACGCCATGGCCGTCAATGATGCGCCTAATCTGGAACAATGCGCCGAAGTATGAGGAGTACTTCCGTATCCCAGGCTGGTATATTTCTGGTGATACGGCTTATATGGATGAGGACGGCTACTTCTGGTTCCAAGGCCGGATCGATGACGTGATCAACTCTTCAGGCGAGCGCATAGGGCCGTTCGAAGTCGAGAGCAAGCTGGTTGAGCACCCAGCTGTAGCCGAGGCGGGAGTTATCGGCAAGCCTGATCCGGTTCGCGGTGAGATTATCAAGGCCTTTATCTCTCTGCGGGAAGGGTATGTAGCTACAGATGAGCTTAAGGCGGAGATTTCACGTTTCGTCAAAGAAGGCTTGTCTGCGCACGCTGCTCCACGCGAGATCGAATTCAAGGATAAGCTGCCCAAGACCCGTTCCGGCAAAATCATGCGCCGGGTACTGAAAGCTTGGGAGTTGAATCTTCCAACCGGTGATCTATCCACAATCGAAGACTAG